In Candidatus Defluviibacterium haderslevense, the following are encoded in one genomic region:
- a CDS encoding YegP family protein, with amino-acid sequence MENKISFPKYQILHSNNNQYYWLLWAVNGRVILKSSETYVSKANCLVGIESSKKNTADNNFQKDVATNGQFYFRQISSGNYKELGNSEMYNTSTERNEGILAVQRDAPIANVEDKTL; translated from the coding sequence ATGGAAAACAAAATTTCATTTCCAAAGTATCAAATTCTGCATAGTAATAACAACCAGTATTATTGGTTGTTATGGGCAGTTAATGGTAGGGTTATTTTAAAAAGCAGTGAAACTTATGTAAGTAAGGCAAATTGCTTAGTGGGAATTGAAAGCAGTAAGAAAAATACTGCTGACAATAATTTCCAAAAAGATGTCGCTACCAATGGGCAATTCTATTTTCGACAAATTTCATCAGGAAATTATAAGGAATTAGGGAATAGTGAAATGTACAACACATCAACTGAAAGAAATGAAGGGATTCTTGCAGTTCAAAGGGATGCTCCTATTGCTAACGTTGAAGACAAAACACTTTAA
- a CDS encoding DUF1738 domain-containing protein, which produces MKTELESARSSAISKNFDLYREVTNKIISMLEQGVAPWRRTWSTYGLAKNYITGHLYTGINFILMNNTLDLIPYFLTFNQVREIGGKLKKGAKAEKVIYFNVLYKDKDNRSMSSDEATHLYNIGAEVKVLKFIKYYNVFNISNVEGIELEISKIQLKPNEKIDKCESIVENMPKCPEIKHIDSKGAFYSSGLDIVNMPQIEQFESAEAYYATLFHELIHSTGHATRLARVEVMNPNTFGSKAYSKEELVAEMGASFLSSSVQIDFDKIFENNVAYLAGWLKVLKEDSKFIFKVASEAQKGVDFILNL; this is translated from the coding sequence ATGAAAACGGAACTAGAATCTGCTAGAAGCTCTGCTATTTCAAAAAATTTTGACCTTTACCGAGAAGTGACAAACAAAATCATTTCAATGCTTGAGCAAGGAGTAGCACCATGGAGAAGGACATGGAGTACGTATGGATTAGCGAAGAATTACATAACAGGACATTTATATACCGGTATTAACTTTATCCTAATGAATAATACCTTAGATCTAATCCCATATTTCCTAACTTTTAACCAAGTTCGAGAAATTGGTGGCAAATTGAAGAAAGGAGCTAAGGCAGAAAAAGTTATTTACTTTAATGTGTTGTATAAGGATAAAGATAATAGATCGATGAGTAGTGATGAAGCAACACACCTATATAATATAGGAGCAGAAGTTAAAGTATTGAAGTTCATTAAGTATTACAATGTGTTTAATATCTCCAATGTAGAAGGTATTGAATTAGAAATCTCGAAAATTCAGTTAAAGCCAAATGAGAAGATAGATAAGTGTGAATCCATTGTAGAGAATATGCCTAAATGCCCTGAGATAAAGCATATTGATAGTAAAGGTGCTTTCTATTCTTCTGGCCTGGATATCGTCAATATGCCTCAAATTGAACAGTTTGAATCAGCAGAAGCATATTACGCTACTTTATTTCATGAACTCATTCATTCAACTGGGCATGCTACAAGGTTAGCTAGAGTAGAAGTTATGAATCCTAATACTTTTGGAAGTAAAGCATATAGCAAAGAGGAGCTAGTTGCAGAAATGGGAGCTTCGTTTCTCAGTTCAAGTGTCCAGATTGACTTTGATAAAATCTTTGAAAACAATGTCGCTTATTTAGCTGGATGGCTTAAAGTACTGAAGGAGGACAGTAAATTCATTTTCAAGGTAGCCTCAGAGGCTCAAAAAGGCGTTGATTTCATTTTAAATCTGTAA
- a CDS encoding JAB domain-containing protein gives MKNLKELSQPKRSWLVAEVKISYHNKSKASDYPKINTSTEAELILRKNWSDDMELLEEFNALFLNRANGVKGFFHLSRGGVSNTYVDLKILFSAGLKALASGIILAHNHPSRNLKPSKADLDLTKKVLEAGKLLDIQIIDHLILIPNSGYYSFADEGTL, from the coding sequence ATGAAAAATTTGAAGGAATTAAGTCAACCAAAGCGATCTTGGTTAGTAGCTGAGGTTAAAATCTCCTACCACAACAAATCCAAAGCATCCGATTATCCAAAAATCAACACTTCAACTGAAGCTGAATTAATCCTCCGTAAAAATTGGAGTGATGATATGGAACTACTTGAAGAATTTAATGCCCTATTTCTCAACAGAGCAAATGGAGTAAAAGGATTCTTTCACCTGTCTCGAGGTGGAGTCTCAAACACTTATGTCGATCTCAAGATTCTTTTTTCCGCTGGATTAAAAGCATTAGCATCTGGTATCATCCTAGCTCACAACCACCCATCACGAAACTTAAAACCAAGTAAAGCAGATCTTGATTTAACCAAAAAGGTACTTGAAGCAGGAAAACTGCTTGATATCCAAATCATTGACCATTTGATATTAATACCCAATTCTGGTTATTATTCCTTCGCCGATGAAGGAACCCTGTAG
- a CDS encoding M4 family metallopeptidase, with protein sequence MKTKLCLLLCLIGNIIKAQDPSFTISSDCPNYNSFINDSMLFTNSHLIAPFEFGTLYTDLVKMDSLDAIISTFGLDEDISFQLQFSEDEYKDSSRYYSRFQEYYKGLLVVGGGITVNYIRNKNGDPSNPCDILYSLAPRILSGFSINTNPTISLSSAIENINADTIYYSELIITHNLDSQCEFKLVWRIDYNHSGNRREYIDAHSGQVLLSVLTDEYLTGNTINYGHDVELYNYTSGTFNSLESSDRKLKIIDFDNPASGNSGDPRSWGNPAPYITTTETSWGSTSTSLAYQALYVGNKVLPEFDNLGLSSFFPSLTIGTLQAYKDATAQNFPGFPFLTLILVGGNTGGIGGTTATPDVIAHEMCHIYLRRFLSSNKPGGSTLHEGISDMIGTYIESKTQGYIDWIIADDDNTAGNVFDRDLSHPHTNLDCFTEVENASDTHDRGVPLGYWFYLISHGKTNPTIPGLGIDLAIKIVLSSLKNLNDNSDYKDLMKSTLSYVLEKYGRCSNEFKAVSQAWELICIHTGLADNNGIIPECSLGMCANSIIPICEESDEFEFCVCGSGPLNAIYNWTIVGPKSTEYSSSVGMQGNSQIGGQCLSITDIPKYPFYPQYLKLRLHCPTMCNIGIKPCYIEQIIKINDCDGHDPHCDYPYNETIINSNGSNDFYRNTTAFNQLLNETNRVKIFDILGRQIYDSFNNEIDINQIEYSGWCFIIYLNEHGVISKTIKKYIH encoded by the coding sequence ATGAAAACTAAACTTTGTCTATTATTATGTTTGATAGGTAATATAATTAAGGCACAAGACCCAAGTTTTACAATTTCATCCGATTGCCCAAACTATAATTCTTTCATTAATGACTCAATGTTATTCACCAATAGTCATTTGATAGCTCCTTTTGAATTTGGAACGCTATACACTGATTTAGTTAAAATGGACAGTTTAGACGCTATAATATCAACTTTTGGACTGGATGAAGATATTAGTTTTCAATTACAATTTTCTGAAGACGAATATAAAGATAGTTCTAGATATTATTCAAGATTCCAAGAATATTATAAAGGGCTTTTGGTAGTAGGTGGTGGAATTACTGTTAATTATATTCGAAATAAAAATGGTGATCCTTCAAATCCTTGTGATATATTATATTCATTAGCGCCTAGAATATTATCTGGGTTTAGTATAAACACAAATCCTACAATATCATTATCTTCTGCAATTGAAAATATAAATGCTGACACTATTTATTATTCAGAGCTTATTATTACACATAATTTGGACAGTCAATGTGAATTTAAACTTGTCTGGAGGATTGATTACAATCACTCTGGAAATAGAAGAGAATATATTGACGCACATTCAGGGCAAGTATTATTATCAGTTCTTACCGATGAATACTTAACAGGGAATACAATAAATTATGGTCACGATGTAGAATTATATAACTATACTTCAGGTACTTTTAATTCTTTGGAGAGTTCTGATCGGAAATTGAAAATCATAGATTTTGATAATCCTGCAAGCGGGAATAGTGGCGATCCACGCAGTTGGGGTAACCCCGCACCTTATATTACTACAACTGAAACTAGTTGGGGATCAACATCAACATCCTTGGCCTATCAAGCTTTGTATGTTGGAAATAAAGTCTTACCAGAATTTGACAATCTTGGATTGTCCTCATTTTTTCCTTCTCTTACAATAGGAACATTACAGGCATACAAAGATGCTACAGCTCAGAACTTTCCTGGTTTTCCATTCTTAACATTAATTTTGGTTGGAGGAAATACAGGTGGAATTGGAGGAACAACTGCAACACCTGATGTTATTGCACATGAAATGTGTCATATTTATTTAAGAAGATTTTTATCAAGTAATAAACCTGGAGGTAGTACATTACATGAAGGAATTAGCGATATGATTGGAACATACATTGAATCTAAGACTCAAGGTTATATTGATTGGATAATTGCAGATGACGACAATACTGCAGGAAATGTTTTTGATCGGGATCTTTCACATCCACATACAAATTTGGATTGTTTTACAGAAGTTGAAAACGCAAGTGATACACACGATAGAGGAGTACCTTTAGGTTATTGGTTTTATCTCATTTCTCATGGAAAAACAAATCCTACTATACCTGGGTTAGGAATTGATTTGGCAATTAAAATTGTACTTTCATCTTTAAAGAACCTAAATGACAATAGTGACTATAAAGATCTAATGAAATCAACATTAAGTTACGTTTTGGAAAAATATGGTAGATGTTCTAATGAATTTAAAGCAGTATCACAAGCCTGGGAACTAATATGTATTCATACCGGATTAGCAGATAACAACGGAATTATTCCTGAATGTTCATTAGGAATGTGTGCAAATTCTATTATTCCAATTTGTGAAGAATCTGATGAATTTGAATTCTGTGTTTGTGGATCTGGTCCTTTAAATGCAATTTATAATTGGACAATTGTTGGACCAAAAAGTACAGAATATAGTAGTTCAGTTGGAATGCAAGGAAATAGTCAAATTGGAGGACAATGTTTATCAATCACCGATATCCCTAAATATCCATTTTATCCCCAATATTTGAAGTTAAGGTTGCATTGCCCAACTATGTGTAACATCGGCATTAAACCATGTTATATCGAACAAATAATAAAAATAAATGATTGTGATGGACACGATCCACATTGTGATTATCCATATAATGAAACAATTATTAATTCAAATGGGAGTAATGATTTTTATAGAAATACTACAGCCTTTAACCAATTATTAAATGAAACAAATAGAGTAAAAATATTTGATATATTAGGTAGGCAAATTTATGATTCATTCAATAATGAAATTGATATAAATCAAATTGAGTATTCTGGATGGTGTTTTATAATTTATTTAAATGAACATGGAGTAATATCTAAAACAATAAAAAAATATATACATTAA
- a CDS encoding type IV secretion system DNA-binding domain-containing protein, whose product MNKDITYFAKVGWRNDQRLFGIKQADRLMHTYMIGKTGTGKSTCLETMIMQDIEHGRGCCLLDPHGDLVEKIARNIPEHRKKDIIYFNIPDTNLNLRYNPFKKVSYEKRSLVASGILDVFSKLWDSAWGVKLEHILRHAILTLLDQPEATIADISELLLDKEFRKNALKHVKSESVKKFWKREFPEYQKYDLLPVMNKIGGMLVHPVIKRVLIENTEEVSLRKAMDEKKIILVNLSKGHVGADVAHILGALFITSIASAAFSRVDIDEENRVPFMVYMDEFHNFTTLSLVNMFSELRKFKVGMILAHQYMHQLDEDIRQAVLGNIGTVISFRIGTEDAKHMAEEMFPEFDVQDFINLPNYKIYLKLMIDGRPSRPFSAHTISM is encoded by the coding sequence GTGAACAAAGACATTACATATTTTGCAAAAGTTGGATGGAGAAATGATCAAAGATTATTTGGTATAAAACAAGCTGATCGATTAATGCATACTTACATGATTGGCAAAACTGGTACTGGTAAATCAACATGTTTGGAGACTATGATCATGCAGGATATTGAACATGGTCGTGGTTGTTGTTTGCTTGATCCTCATGGCGATTTAGTAGAAAAAATTGCAAGGAATATTCCTGAACATCGAAAGAAGGATATAATTTATTTCAATATCCCTGATACAAATTTAAATTTGAGATATAATCCATTTAAGAAAGTTTCTTATGAAAAAAGGTCATTAGTTGCTTCAGGTATCTTAGATGTATTTTCAAAGTTATGGGATAGTGCGTGGGGAGTTAAACTAGAACATATCTTAAGGCATGCAATACTTACTTTACTGGATCAACCAGAAGCTACTATTGCAGACATATCAGAATTATTGCTTGATAAGGAATTTAGAAAAAATGCACTTAAGCATGTTAAAAGTGAAAGCGTTAAAAAGTTCTGGAAAAGAGAATTTCCTGAATATCAAAAATATGATCTATTACCAGTTATGAACAAGATAGGTGGAATGTTAGTCCATCCAGTTATTAAAAGAGTCTTGATTGAGAATACAGAGGAGGTTTCCCTTCGCAAAGCTATGGACGAAAAGAAAATTATTCTAGTCAATTTATCAAAAGGTCATGTAGGTGCGGATGTTGCTCACATCCTTGGTGCCCTTTTTATTACCTCTATAGCTTCGGCTGCATTTAGTCGTGTTGATATTGATGAAGAAAACAGAGTTCCTTTTATGGTTTACATGGATGAATTTCATAATTTCACTACTTTGTCTTTGGTAAACATGTTTTCCGAATTACGAAAGTTTAAAGTTGGTATGATACTCGCTCACCAATACATGCATCAACTTGATGAGGATATTAGACAAGCTGTACTTGGGAATATAGGCACAGTTATTTCCTTTAGAATTGGAACTGAAGATGCAAAACATATGGCGGAGGAAATGTTTCCTGAATTTGATGTTCAAGATTTTATTAATCTTCCTAATTACAAGATATATTTGAAGTTAATGATTGATGGACGGCCTAGTCGGCCTTTTAGTGCTCATACTATATCTATGTAA
- a CDS encoding recombinase family protein, whose product MKKVFGYIRVSTVKQGTGVSLQEQKEAIVRYADKQQLEIIEWFEEQETAAKQGRPLFTKMMKLIRSGKSRGVIIHKIDRGARNLKDWGLLGDLIDEGFEIHFAHESLDMNARGGRLAADIQAVIASDYIRNLREETLKGINGRLKQGLYPFRAPMGYNDNGGGKLKTIDKVVGPLIKQAFLLYASNKYSLHTLTQKMIQLGLKNPIGHNISITTLSKILNNPFYAGIIKVKDKTYTGNHESLISPALFTQVQNVLTGKTNSRTIKHEFLFRRSIKCEECSYSLIGELQKGNIYYRCHSKNCSTKSIREEIVEKEIKNTINQIQLLPEEYSILDELLLNAQNNWSEVHTGIEESLNMQHSKISQKLDKLTDAYIESVIDQIQFEEKKEKILLESKAININRGNILGEKELIFKKAKNYIELAKSLTKTYSIGIHEEKKKLLNIITSKLSINQKKLMITIRSPFYEMAKRYNFIDGDPTRYTPRINIAKMANVNNKLSKSHNPRIKSSKENLELLKANMQSLLDLILKLVEDLPDINQELNNDVLS is encoded by the coding sequence ATGAAAAAAGTATTTGGATATATAAGGGTATCAACAGTTAAACAAGGGACAGGAGTATCGCTTCAAGAACAAAAAGAAGCGATAGTTCGATATGCAGATAAACAGCAATTGGAAATTATTGAATGGTTTGAAGAACAGGAAACGGCTGCTAAACAAGGTAGACCGCTATTTACTAAAATGATGAAATTAATTCGCTCTGGTAAATCAAGAGGTGTGATAATTCATAAAATAGACAGAGGAGCAAGAAATTTAAAAGATTGGGGATTGTTAGGTGATTTGATTGATGAAGGATTTGAAATTCACTTCGCTCATGAGAGTTTAGATATGAATGCAAGAGGTGGAAGATTGGCTGCCGATATACAAGCCGTAATTGCAAGTGATTATATTAGAAATCTAAGAGAAGAAACTTTGAAAGGAATTAATGGACGACTTAAACAAGGACTTTATCCTTTCCGTGCACCCATGGGATACAATGATAATGGAGGTGGTAAGTTAAAGACTATCGACAAGGTTGTAGGACCACTCATTAAACAAGCATTTTTACTTTATGCGAGTAATAAATACAGTTTGCATACTTTAACCCAGAAAATGATACAACTAGGCCTTAAAAATCCAATTGGGCATAATATCTCAATTACAACATTGTCAAAGATATTAAATAACCCATTTTATGCTGGAATCATTAAAGTAAAAGATAAGACATATACTGGAAATCATGAATCATTAATATCTCCAGCACTATTTACCCAAGTACAAAATGTACTGACTGGTAAAACCAATTCAAGAACCATTAAACACGAATTCCTCTTTCGAAGAAGTATTAAATGTGAAGAATGTTCATATTCGTTAATTGGTGAATTACAGAAAGGAAATATCTATTATCGCTGTCATTCAAAGAATTGCTCAACTAAATCAATTAGAGAAGAAATAGTAGAAAAAGAAATTAAAAATACCATCAATCAAATTCAATTATTACCAGAAGAATATTCAATACTGGATGAATTATTATTAAATGCGCAAAATAATTGGTCAGAGGTACATACTGGAATTGAAGAATCATTGAATATGCAACATTCAAAAATATCTCAAAAACTAGATAAACTAACTGATGCCTATATTGAAAGTGTTATTGATCAGATACAGTTTGAAGAAAAAAAAGAGAAAATACTTCTTGAATCTAAGGCAATAAATATTAATAGAGGCAATATATTAGGTGAAAAAGAGCTAATTTTTAAGAAAGCGAAAAATTACATCGAACTGGCTAAAAGCCTTACAAAAACATATTCAATTGGAATTCATGAAGAAAAAAAGAAATTACTAAATATTATCACCTCGAAATTATCAATTAATCAAAAAAAACTAATGATTACAATACGATCTCCGTTTTATGAGATGGCTAAAAGGTACAATTTTATTGATGGTGACCCAACTCGATACACCCCTCGAATAAATATTGCCAAAATGGCAAATGTGAATAATAAACTCAGTAAAAGCCATAATCCAAGAATTAAATCCTCAAAAGAAAATTTAGAATTGCTTAAAGCAAATATGCAATCATTGCTTGACTTAATATTAAAATTGGTCGAAGATTTACCAGATATTAATCAAGAATTAAATAATGATGTACTATCGTAA
- a CDS encoding replication protein encodes MMYYRNTTQVPNEVFGRLIPELSGAELKVILIIIRQTFGWRDKYTGLRKEVDRISHSQFIQKTGLSRRAVSSALDILKKKNLINITCHNGNILNSNTERQGKPILKYSLNLCKNVPEHMQKSITPCANIAYNKTNYTKLNKTKLKESPFRTNSLKSVGEILSKFT; translated from the coding sequence ATGATGTACTATCGTAATACAACTCAGGTTCCAAATGAAGTATTTGGCAGGCTAATTCCTGAACTTTCTGGAGCAGAATTAAAAGTGATATTGATAATAATTCGGCAAACATTTGGATGGAGAGATAAATATACTGGACTTCGTAAGGAAGTTGATAGAATATCGCATTCTCAATTCATTCAAAAAACTGGATTGTCTCGTAGAGCTGTATCAAGTGCTCTCGATATTCTCAAAAAGAAAAACTTGATAAACATAACTTGTCATAATGGCAATATCTTAAATTCAAATACTGAAAGACAAGGTAAACCTATCCTGAAATACTCACTTAACTTGTGCAAAAATGTACCAGAACATATGCAGAAAAGTATCACACCTTGTGCAAATATTGCATATAACAAAACTAACTATACAAAACTAAATAAAACAAAACTAAAGGAAAGTCCTTTTAGGACAAATTCATTGAAATCTGTTGGGGAGATACTAAGTAAGTTTACTTAA
- a CDS encoding helix-turn-helix transcriptional regulator — MSHPSNYLRMYRKKSPLTQNDMGFLIGLKEISNISRYEKGQRQPNIEFLLNYHHIFELSIESFYEPQSELIKEHLTERIQMLILEIKKSNNTLKNTPRIKFLEQIIIRLNNYINQ, encoded by the coding sequence ATGTCCCATCCATCAAATTATTTAAGGATGTATCGCAAAAAATCGCCATTAACTCAAAACGATATGGGTTTTCTAATTGGCCTAAAAGAAATCTCAAATATTTCCAGATATGAAAAAGGTCAAAGACAACCAAACATAGAATTCCTACTGAATTACCATCACATATTTGAATTATCAATTGAATCATTCTATGAACCACAATCAGAACTCATTAAGGAGCATCTCACTGAAAGGATACAAATGCTCATATTGGAGATAAAAAAAAGCAATAACACATTAAAGAATACCCCTAGAATAAAATTTCTTGAACAAATTATTATTAGACTAAATAATTATATAAATCAATGA